The nucleotide window GATGCAAAGTTGTCCCTGATGTCCCTGGTTTAAGCGTTGATCCCTCTGTGTGGTGTCAGGCCCCACCTGACGCATGGCAGCCCCCAGATCCTGACCATCCGCAACTCGAGCTtcaagagggaggtggaggccgtGAAGCAGTACTACCAGCAGCACTACCAGAACTGGTTGGTGCTGGACGGGAACAACAGCAAGTGGTGGGTGTGGAACAGAGTCCTGGAGGAGACCCGCATCAGCatgacacacatccacacctacCTGGAGAAGATACAACTCGGTAGGAAACACAGCGACACCACTGGAACGCTTTTAGGATGGTTCTCAAATGAGTCGATTCAATATGGTCTGCACTATCTTCCTCCCTGTTATACCTCTCTTAATatgtgtcttctctctctctacctctctctctacctccctgttcCCCTACAGGTCAGGCTGCCAGCATCGACAGGCTGTGCATCACCCCCAAAGAGCTTCTGTCTCGTCTTGGGGAGTTCAGCCAGTACTGCCCCGTCAGCCTGGCCCTTCATCGCCATCTGGTGGACTGCTCCGACATAACATCCCTTGAGCTGGCCGCTGAATTCAGAGGACACTATTACAAGATGTGCTCACAAGAGCACTTAAACGTGGGTCCCACACATGATAAAACAGTCCTAGAGTGAGCTGTGTGTTGCAGAATGTCACATCTGAGAAGCCGCACGCAAAACAATGTACAAAGCTCATTCTCTTCCTCCTACCTTCTTCCTATCCTGCTTCACCACAGCTCTTCCTGGCCATGCCAGAGCAGTTTGTGATCCCAGGCTGCCCtcaccctctgccccctccccgcaTGCTGCCCAGGAAGCTGACACTCTCCCAGGTGAAGGGCAGGTTCCCCCAGCAGGTGGAGATGAAGGGAtactgccctgtctccttcctggACGGGAGGCAGAGGTAAGCTTTCCACCacttaaacgttttttttttgttgccatgTTTAAacagtaaagaaaaaaaaatgtttatacaTTTGTGGTGGTGAATTTTTTGGGGTCGCGCCAAAAATAAATCGATTTATGGGAAACTCTGGCCTACCAACCCACTGGGGTACTGGTCTGAGCCTGAACTCTGTACAGGTATGAGGCGCTGGTCCGTGGAAGCATGGAACATGCTGTGGAATACCAGGAACGGATCTACATCTTTGAGACTGAGGAGAAACAAGTAAAGTTcctaaggtcagaggtcatggagCCCAACCCACTATTACAGTGTCAGACTCCAACATGACATGATGTATGAAATAACCTGCTGCTATGAAATATATTCAAACATGTGCAAAGGTTTGGTGGATCAAGACTTGCTATGAAATATATTCAAACATGTGCAACGGTTGGGTGGATCAAATCAGGGCTTTATGCAAGCCCATTTGTCACACCAATGACCAACCCTTGCAATCCTGCTCCCTTCAGAATGCCTGATACTTACTGGGACCAACGGCTGCCTGATAAGCTGCCCCCCATGAGTGAGCCTGTgcatctcacctccctccccatgcTGGGATACCTAGAACAGGTGAGACTGGctctcacacacctcccacacctgGCTGCAGGGGAGTCGCCTAGGTTAAATATAGGATATACATGTATTATTCAACCTAAGGCGTCGCCAGGAATTCTGGGTGTTACCAGGTCAGCGTCTCCTTGAAAATATATTCCATTGGGCCCTTTACAACATATTATATTGATCAGAtttaatcactgtttacagagaTACTGTATGTGGCTATTATTGTGATCTGAACCCGAATGGAAGTGTTTTATGGAATATATTTTCTGTATCAGGGTGTTGCTAGAGCAATCATCAAAGGCCTGACTGCTGTTGGGTGTCTCAAACCCAAGTTCCCTTTCCTCAGTGTGAAGAGGTCGTCTCTCCTCTATCTGGCCTTCTATTTGAAAGGTATGACGAGCACACAGAGATACCTCTGGGACATTTAACACACTGTGCCAGCCTTATGTCACACAGTGTTCTGAGGTCACATGTCATCATTATCACTAGAATCTGTGTCTGACTTAGTCACATGATTCTCCAGACATCATTGCTCTTTTTCAACactcttcttctgctcctcagCCTTCAACCCCAACAACTCAGACTATGTCCGTAAAAAGTACAAGAGGAAGCTAGCATCGTTTGAGGAGAATTGCGAACTGATCTCTTACCTGGGGTCTACAATGACCAGGGAGTACAAGGCCCCCAGGGAGCAGCCCATTGACTTTGAGTTCAAGCTGCACAGGTTCTTGGCATTTGGCGATTCACCTGGGACTGCTGCCGGTGTGCTATAGTATTCCGAAGCTCATGCAGCAGTCACACTGTCCATGACTAGCCTACTTTCATTGTCATGTGGTCTCAATAAATACATGAAACTGTCTCTTTTAAAACTGCTGTGAAAAAAGTGCTTTGTTACATTTAGGATTTTTTTCTGGAGAACGTTGTGAGAGTTTTGTAAGCACTTATTAAACATACCTATCATCTACCTATTGTGgacatgttttattttgtgCTTTATTATCAATATGTAAGCCTAATCTTTTATGGTAGCGTGCGTAACAAAAATTGAGAGGACCGCTACAACGTCATTTCTGTGCGACCCCGAGGCATCGTTACCATGGAGACGACTGTCTTGTTTACTGACACAGGCACCAGGGAGTTTGTCAAGACGAGCCATCATGACTTCCAAAGTACATATAGAAATTGTCGGTTTGATGAAAGTTCATAATTTTCAAATCGCTAAGGGCATTGCTGAGGTAACTACTTCATTCTAAAGTTCTGCAAGTTGACAACACTgaagtagttagctagctagctaaaatgCATATGAAACACTTTTCATGGCATGCATGGAAAGATGATGTACTGTAGCTACTAGTCTTCTGCTGATTGAGCTGCTTTAAGTTTCTCTTTCAACCCAGGGACTGAAATTGAAGTTTCCCAACTCCTTCTTGGATCCAACTATTCAGCCATTATTTGAATGTGACTGGCATGCATATCTAAGCAATAAGAAAAGGGTGGGTATTTTCATCAGTTTTGATTGAAAGAGTACTATGTATGCTTTAAAAACGTGCAGTTTCAGATGACATAATTTTCCTTTAGAAATGCATGTCTAGTGGAATCAAACGAAACAGCACTGTACTACACAGTGTgttgtctctcccctccagctgAAAGTGCATTATTCAACAACCTTCTTATTATAAACCTCtgaatgaaaaataaaaacattcttCAACACTTTCAAAACCAAGGAACTGAGGGGGGAAATATGGCAGTACTCCAGCCACCTAATGTGTTTCGTAAACAACGGTCTCCTTGGTGATGAGAAGGATCTGGCTGGCTGGGCTGTGAAGGAGTGGGACTTTACCTTCATTCGACCACATGCTCTCTACCTGGCCCTCGCTGAGGACTTCTACTCCAAACACCTTCGTGGCACTGGGGCAAGTCCATAGAATGAAATACAAGCATAGACACAGCAGTTTGATATGACATTGCAAGTACCAAATTCTGTCCACTCACTGTTACGGTCAAACAACAGTATGTTGTCATTTCCCATTTAACGATCCACTAAGTCCATAAGTATAGAAGTGAAAAGGCCAGGATTAATTTGTGTAAAAAGACAATGTATCAAATGTAATTTAGGTGCTTTGCATGACGCAGTTTGCATTAGGGAACATCATaaatatatgtttgttttttgctcCCTTATTTCTCCACAGCACACCTTTGTTTACATAGACATTACCATCAGAGGGGAAGCAGTTGGAAGGTTACTATTTGAAGTGAGGCAACTCTTCTTGTTTTGCACTTTATACAGCTTTAATTTCTCATTTGCACTGCTCAGATAAGACTAAATGGATAGAGGAAGTCATGATTGAGATGGTATTTCTGGCTAAATGGAGGGGGAAAGCATccttagcaaaaaaaaaaattttacGACAGTGTCTTCACTCTCTCTAGTTGTACTCAGATCTCTGCCCAAAGACGTGTAAAAACTTCCAGGCTCTGTGCACTGGTGAGGAAGGCTTGTCAAATAATGATCTCTTGCTGACCTACAAGGGTTCATTGTTTCACAGAGTGGTGCCCAATGGCTGGATACAAGGGGGAGGTATGGCTCTTTTCTGTTTAAATAACATTTATTAGCACTTTGTTCAAGATTAAAAACTTGTATCTATGTATTTAACCCATTAGTATAACTGACGACAGCCACTCTATATCAATATTTTatagtgttttttatttttgttgttaaCCGTACAGTATACTCAGTGTTCAGAGACAGAATGGCACTGCCATAAAATGTAATAAGCTACTATATGTGTATAATTCTCAAATTCATCATTCCACATGGTGATTATGAGTGATGACATCATTAAATCTTTTGTTCACAGATATTTTTCCATTAGCCAAAGGCACTGGTGGGGAGTCGATCTACGGACCCACATTTGAGGGTAAAAAGGATATGAACCTTGTTAAACCTCACACTcatacatgtttgtgtttgaataTCAGTAAACCAACCCATACTCTATTCCTTCTAGATGAGAGTTTTGCGGTCTCCCATAGTAAACGAGGCATCTTGGGGATGGCCAACAAGGGTCCCCATAGCAACGGCTCCCAGTTCTACATAACCC belongs to Osmerus mordax isolate fOsmMor3 chromosome 8, fOsmMor3.pri, whole genome shotgun sequence and includes:
- the ppil6 gene encoding probable inactive peptidyl-prolyl cis-trans isomerase-like 6, which produces MTSKVHIEIVGLMKVHNFQIAKGIAEGLKLKFPNSFLDPTIQPLFECDWHAYLSNKKRELRGEIWQYSSHLMCFVNNGLLGDEKDLAGWAVKEWDFTFIRPHALYLALAEDFYSKHLRGTGHTFVYIDITIRGEAVGRLLFELYSDLCPKTCKNFQALCTGEEGLSNNDLLLTYKGSLFHRVVPNGWIQGGDIFPLAKGTGGESIYGPTFEDESFAVSHSKRGILGMANKGPHSNGSQFYITLQPANWMDRKYVAFGEVIEGTEVLKKLEEVQTYNERPKQECKVLDCGVFEP